Genomic window (Pelodiscus sinensis isolate JC-2024 unplaced genomic scaffold, ASM4963464v1 ctg55, whole genome shotgun sequence):
AGCCGCGCtcacacagcagggagcagaggataCGTTCACTGCACAGTGCTAGCCTTTTTCAGCAAGAGAACAAAGCCGTTCCAGACAGAATTAAAGGTCTTTCTGTCTCAGTGGGTTTCTTCACAGATCACGTCTTGCATCCCAGGAGTGCTACAGCCTGGCAAAGGTGCTTGCCCCTCTGTTCACAGCACACTGCACCGGGGCACAGGCTTATTCTGTGTGTTCCTGGATCCAGTTCCTACCCCGTAACTATGCAGAGCAGAGACATGGTCCTCCATACACAATTTCACCACACTATGCAATTACCCAGTAGGCTAGAGACGACATGGCCTTTGGTAGATCAGTACAGCTTCAAGTGAACAACTCTGACCCCACCTCCTGAACTTGGGCTTGTGAGCCACCCAGTTGGAAttgacatgaacaagcactcagaGCTTCAAAACCAGTGACTTGCTGtcttgtaactggtgttcttcgagatgtggtGTTCATGTCCATCCAACACCCTCCCTCCTACCTTTCTGTGGGAGTGGCCAGCAAGAAGGGCCTGATGATGGCCCGAAAGAGTTCTCCATCCCACAcatggttgctcttctctgtgctCCCGCCAGGTTGTCTGTGTAGTTAATGTTTGCCGAGCACTGACAGCAGTACTCCAAGGGCAGGCCCCAGGCCCCTGGGGAACATGCTGCCTAGAATTGCATTGATGTGCTTTTATCTATCATTTGTTGTACACTTGTCTCATTTGTAGTCTCCTCTCCTAAATCGCCCACTCACGCCTGTATTGAAGGTTCCCCTTGCCAGCATGGAGCCGAGTGTCAGATCATTTTCCCCCAGATGGATTAAGTACATTTTTTCAAGATAAAGTTCATGCTATTTCTGGCCTGTGTTTCTAATCACATTCATTCTTGtccacctcccccctccagccaccaGTTCTGTAACGATTTCACAGGCATGTAAATAAGATTTGGTGCTTACAACACGCCTCCTCACCACTGTTTTTCCTATGGTACCAGTAGAGTCTTGTTCCTTATAGATATTTTTTAATCACAAGGGAATTGGAGTTAATTTGACAGGTGCTAATTACCAAGGTCACGCCTCTTTCCTTTTCTGCTCAATGTCACATTTGGTTTTCAGAAGTAATTGCTAGTGCCTTGGCAAGTTAATTAGCCGTGTGACACACGGCACCTAAACCTGCCAGTTTCTTTGCAGCTTTCCTATTCTCATGCCATTTTCCTCTGAGAATCAGGCCTAAGATGTCTAGTGTTTGGAGTTGCAGAGAGACAAAAATGAGGCCTCTGTGATCTCAGGAAGATggtgccccctcctcctggcaaGGTTAGGGGTGTCTTCAGCTGTGTGCAATTAAGTTTCATGCCTTCTTCTAGACCCATGGATTTAACCAACATAAAGAGGCGCCTGTCCAAGGGGCAGATCCGGACCACAGCCCAGTTCCAGCGTGACCTCATGCTGATGTTCCAGAATGCATTGATGTACAACAGCTCTGACCATCACGTGCACCGCATGGCTGTCGAAATGCAGCGAGAGGTCCTGGAACAGCTTCAGCTGTTGGGCGAGGCCCTCCTCTGCTCAGAGGAGAGGCTGGGCTTTGGGAGGAGGTAGGGAGcctgtggtcagagcaggggcccAGTTTGGAGGTGGGTAGTGCTTTCCTTCCTGCTCCGTCCCAGACCCTCTTCCCTTGCCCTAGCAACCGTTCCTTGCAGCCTTGGGAATGGCAGCTATTGCTCCTTGGTGCCAAGAGGCTGAAGTAAAACTACCCATAATTTATTGATTCCTGAGGCTTCCTCTGCACTGAAAAGAACACCCCCTTctttggctggggtgggggaacgcACTCTCTCAGCTGGATGCCCCCTTTCTTGGCTGAGGCAGTAATTTTCCCCAGTTGGAGATCTTCCCCAGTCCAATGAAGAAGGCTGCTGGCCTCAAATAAAGGCTCCATATAGCCCTCGGTCCCCATACAGTTCCTGTACTTTGTCCCTAATTAATTTAGCACGGTGGAGAATGACAGAGCATGTATTGAACACAATGTCAGTCTGTGTAGTTGAAAGGACACTACAGATATTGGCAGAGGAAGAGCCCTACAGACTGTTTGTGAGATGCAGGCTCTGAGTAAAGTAATTTAAGCCTTTGAAAAGtggctgccacagctctttgTTTCTACGCTGGCATGAGGCCTGTCCATGAGACCTTTAAGGAAAATCTGTTTTCATGTTGCTGTCGCCACTGAGCAGAGTTAAGGCTGTTGAGTGGTTTGTTTCCAGCGGGTAGCACGTTTGTACGGAGGTGCAATCCAAGCGGTACTGTCCTGTTTGCAGTGTTCGGGTTGGGATCGTTACAGCAGCTCGAGTGTTTTACGCTTGTAACCCGGGACAGCCGGCCTGGCTCTGGCTGCAATAAAGCTTGGCGATCGCTGACAGCTGCCCGCCTCGAGACCTGCCTCGCGCGCAGCCCCCGAAGGCTGCAACATGCGCGTGggggccccgccctgctccaGCCAGCGGCTCCCGGGGGCGACAGGCGCGTGCCCGGAGCGGGGGAGGATGCTCCAGGCGCGCGCGTGATTGTGACCCGGGCGGGGCGGGACAAACCAGCGGAGGGTTGTCATTGGCTACGGCAGAGGACGTCATCAGTcacccttcccagggtgctctgcgCGCATGCGGAAGTGGAGCTAAGTGTGGGCCACGTGGTTGTCGAGCATGTCTCGGGAGAAGGTGCAAGAGCTGGAGGCGGCGCCGGAGCCCGAAGCGACTCCGGAGCGATCGTACCGGGAGCTGCTGGACAATGTGAACCCGATCGCGCAGCCGCTGGCCTCGCGCAAACTCACCCGCAAGCTCTACAAATGCATCCggaaaggtggggggggaggaggggacacgggctgggggatcggggggggaggagagaggaggggacacgggctgggggatcggggggggggaggagagaggaggggacacgggctgggggatcggggggggaggagagaggaggggacacgggctgggggatcgggggggggaggagaggaggggacacgggctgggggatcggggggggaggagaggaggggacacgggctgggggatcggggggggaggagagaggaggggacacgggctgggggatcgggggggggaggagagaggaggggacacgggctgggggatcggggggggaggagagaggaggggacacgggctgggggatcgggggggaggagagaggaggggacacgggctgggggatcggggggggaggagagaggaggggacacgggctgggggatcgggggggggaggagagaggaggggacacgggctgggggatcggggggggggaggagagaggaggggacacgggctgggggatcgggggggaggagagaggaggggacacgggctgggggatcgggggggaggagagaggaggggacacgggctgggggatcggggggggggaggagagaggaggggacacgggctgggggatcggggggggggaggagagaggaggggacacgggctgggggatcgggggggaggagagaggaggggacacgggctgggggatcgggggggaggagagaggaggggacacgggctgggggatcggggggggaggagagaggaggggacacgggctgggggatcgggggggaggagagaggaggggacacgggctgggggatcggggggggaggagagaggaggggacacgggctgggggatcggggggggaggagagaggaggggacacgggctgggggatcgggggggaggagagaggaggggacacgggctgggggatcgggggggaggagagaggaggggacacgggctgggggatcgggggggggaggagagaggaggggacacgggctgggggatcggggggggaggagagaggaggggacacgggctgggggatcgggggggggaggagagaggaggggacacgggctgggggatcgggggggggggaggagagaggaggggacacgggctgggggatcggggggggggaggagagaggaggggacacgggctgggggatcggggggggaggagagaggaggggacacgggctgggggatcggggggggggaggagagaggaggggacacgggctgggggatcgggggggggggaggagagaggaggggacacgggctgggggatcgggggggggggaggagagaggaggggacacgggctgggggatcgggggggggggaggagagaggaggggacacgggctgggggatcgggggggggaggagagaggaggggacacgggctgggggatcgggggggggaggagagaggaggggacacgggctgggggatcggggggggaggagagaggaggggacacgggctgggggatcggggggggggggaggagaggaggggacacgggctgggggatcgggggggggaggagagaggaggggacacgggctgggggatccggggggggggggaggagagaggaggggacacgggctgggggatccggggggggggggaggagagaggaggggacacgggctgggggatccggggggggggaggagagaggaggggacacgggctgggggatccgggggggggggaggagagagggggggacacgggctgggaggactggggggggggcagggactgtgagtggggaggagaaggataCGGCCAGGGTGGGTTGCAGGGGCTTGAAGCCCCATTTAATGCTCATGGCCTCCCCTTTCTCTTCCAGCGGTAAAACAGAAGCAGATCCGGCGGGGGGTGAAGGAAGTTCAGAAATTCATCAACAAGGGCGAGAAGGGGTAAAagccctgggctgctgccggCCCATGCTCCTCTGTCCCCAGGATTAGAACCGGGGCTTTTCAGCTCTGACAGCTTGGCCTGTAGCACTTCGTCTTGGGCAGGTGTTCGAAGGCCAGATGGTCTCTGCTGAGAGCCGGCAGTGTCCTTCCCACTTGTGTCTCCCCCTTTGTGGCCAATCACCCGCCCTTCAGGCCTCTCCTCAGCCTGTGCCTCTCTCCCTCCACATCTACTGACATGCTTTCTTGCTCTGCTGTTCTAGGATCATCGTCCTTGCTGGAGACACGCTGCCCATTGAAGTTTATTGCCACATCCCCGTCATGTGTGAAGACAGGAGCCTTCCCTATGCTTACATCCCCTCCAAATCGGTaaggctgctggggagggaaaATGGCCCTTTGTGAGCACCAAGAGCGCTTGAAACTTCCTAGTAGGATAGTAGCTTAGTTTTGCAAGCAGTAATGTAGCTGGGCAAATACTTAAGCTGCCTGGGGTCCTGCTGTGCAGCGTGCTCTAGTGTATGGTCAGAGGGCGCTTTCATCTTTGTTCCTAAAGAATCTAGTTAGCCGAGACTGGCGGCATACTCTGTTCTCCTCTAGCAGGTCCTTTACATTATTTGTATAACACAATGTGCAGGGCTGCTCCTGGGTTTTATCTTCTTGAGGGGTGTCTCCAGCTGATGTCACCTGCCTCCTTCCTGACCAAACATTGTACCTGCTGTGACCTCTCGCCTTCCTTGGAAAGTGTGGCTGGGCCCCATCCGGCCAGGCACTTCGGATATTCCTGGATCAGAAAGGCCCAGCTAGGGCATGAGTTGGGGAAGATAAGCTGTTCGCAAATGGGGTCAGGCTCTGAGCAGATGGGGGCCTGGTAACCCCTATTAAGCAACAGCTGGCATCTGTGGTGTGAAGTCAGGatgcattttgctttaaaaaatattttgggaggGAATGAGTTGGGGGCTGCCTCTGGCACTGAGCCCGCAGGGGGCATGCGCCTGGGAGTGCCTGCGACTACTTTTGACACATCCCTAGGCATACAAAGCATTGGGCACCATCTGCCCCAAATGtagtggtgccctatgcagctggcCCTGTGatacctcttcctcctcttcctcaggaTCTAGGAACAGCTGGAGGCTCAAAGCGCCCGACCTGTGTGATAATGATCAAGCCACATGAGGAGTACCAGGAGGCATATGATGAGTGTTGGGAGGAGGTGGTATCCCTTCCTGTCCCCCTGTGAAGGACCATGGAAGGCCTGCTGGAGCTTCTGGCTGGTTGGGCATATATACTGGCCTCTGAGGACTTTACAAAACGATACATGAAATGAGCTGCTCCTTCAGCTGCCTGCTGGGTCTCCGTGCAGGGAGCATGCTGCATGAACCCATGGCTTCTCCCCAAACAACCTTGTTCTGAACAACAGTAGTggtttctgggaggggagggagatggtGACAACGCTCTCTccttgtggggaaggggagagcaagCTTCCTGGCCCAGGCAGCATTCTTGTGAGGGAAGAGCCCGAGGAACGAGCAGCAAAACAGACCTGCTGTGTGGTGCATGGAATAAATGGATTTGTACAGTCCTTAGCTTGTTGCAGCCTTTAGTAAAGCAGCCAGGCTTGGTAAGTGCAGGGATGGGCCTAAAGGCTGCTAGTAGGAATCGGGGGAGGACGCTGGGAAAATGACATAGTCCAGGAGCCCACTTTCTTTGGGGCCCAGTGGGATTCATTCTGGAATAAACGGGCCATTGCTCTTGGTGCCGAAGCTGGAGAAGGTGGTGTCCTGTTCAATCCAGCCTAGAAAGAGAGTCTGATAAGACTGGGAttgttcaacttagaaaagaggagactatggggggggtatgacagaggtctatacaatcatgaccaATGTAGCGAAAATACATAAGGAAAAGTACCTTGCTGCCataacaagaactaggggtcaccaaatgaaattaacaggtagcaggtttaaaacaaaaaagtgtttCTTCAGAcagctcagtcaacctgtggaactccctgccgacAGGATATGGGGATAGAGCGTGGATGTTCTTCTGTTTAGCCCAGCCACAGCTTGTGGGACCCATGGGCCTGTGTGAGGAGGCGAAGTGGAGCCTGGGCTAACTGAGGGCAAGGCAAGACCCTGCCTAGCTCCTGCACCATGCACATGGCCTCTCTCTGCATCAGAAATATCCGCCTCCTGCAGGCTTCCTTGTAGGATTGCTGTAGGGGGAGAGGAATCTGGactttcctccagccccagagtaGCTGCTCCCCACACCCATTGGGGAGGCATTGAAGCCTTGTGTTTCTTCTCCCTCTTCTGGTGAGGAGCTGGGGTggtggccccaggctgggctCTGACCTGCAGTCAGGCATGATGGGCTGCAACATTGCCAGGCCCATCAGTTCCATCCTAAGCAGGGGAAAACCCCTTTCCTGTCCCCACTGCTgtgctggctggctctggggagagctGGGAAGGACCATTTGAGCCACCCCAGCATCTCATTCAGCGCAAGAGGCCGGACAGCACCTGGCAGACTGTGCCTTGGGCAAGCAGGGAGCAGCTCCATGTGCTGAAGCAGATCAGACAGCGCTCCCAGCTGGCTCTGAAAGCCAGTGAGGCAAATAAACAAGGATGAGCAACCACTTGCTCTACTCTCAGCAGGCCCTGTCAGCACGGCCGCCCATGGGTGCTGGGAGATGGGGCTGAGGAGCTCCACATACACATGCTGGTGCCAGGCCAGCTTTCCCCAAGACCAGCGCTGTCCTTGCCTTGTGCCTGGCCACACTGCAGTCTCCTgtggagccccagccagggcacaggcagcggcagcatgTCTCTCATGCTGGGTGCAGCTCTCAGGTGAGTTCACCCACCGGCTGGATGCAGCTCTTCTAATTCCTGCTGCTCAGGGATGTAAGTGATGCAACAGAGCCCCCCGTgccagggctgagctgtggcaccACAGTGCCCAGCCCTTCCCTTGATCCTGAGCTGCTCAGCAGCAGGCCAGGAAAAGGTACCAGCATGGAAGCCACCATGTGCTGGAAGACCCAGGAGGTAGCAGCAGTAGCGGTCAGAAGCTGTGGAAATGCAGACAGCATGTGGAGCTAACTCTGAAAGCCCCAGGTGCAAATGCTCTGGGGGCAGACCCGGAAGGTCTAGCTGTGCACACTGCATCCCATGCAGATGGGGGATACGTAATGACCATGTCTGAGGAGCAGCTTGTCCCTAGGAAACATGGCACTTGAGAGAGCTGGTCAGGCCGAGAGCCCAGcgcagagaacataagaacggccgtactgggtcagaccaaaggtccatctagcccagtatcctgtctaccgacagtggccagcaccaggtaccccagagagggtggaccgaagataatgatcaagcaatttgtctcctgccatccctctccagcctctgacagacagaggccaagaacaccattttatcccctggctactagccttttatggacctaacctccatgaaattatctagcttctctttaaactctattatagtcctagccttcacagcctcctctggcgaggagttccacaggttgactacacgctgtgtgaagaagaactttcttttattagttttaaacctgctccccattcatttcatttggtgtcctctagttcttctattataggaactaataaataacttttctttatcggccctctccacaccactcatgattttatagacctctatcatatcccccctcagtctcctcttttctaagctgacaggacactgggctagatgaacctttgggctgacccggtacggccgttcttatgatgggATTTCACTACTTTCTCCAGTGCTGTCATTTTCTACTTTGAAGTTACCACAAACCACTGATTGCCATAGAGAGACTACTGGGACGAGGGGCTGTTATGAACAAGACAGGGATCAACtgttctctatgtccactgaTGGCGGGACCATGAGGAAAGGCttcatctgcagcaagggagatttgggGTTTCAGACCCGGGTGGACAGACACTGCCAGGGAAAGCTCAGATTGCCTTGGTCCTGTCTCGGGGCTGAAGCTGGACTCTGTAGCctccaagtcccttccagcctctcATTGCTCTGATGCTACAGAACACTCAGTCACACCTGATGCCACAAAGGGTGACCAAGGAGTCAGAAGCCAGGCCTGTGCCCCCAGTGAGCACAAAGACTGACAGGAGATTGGCAAGATGGGCACgggccagagccccaggaggagtCAGACTCTGTGAGCACAGGCAAAGGAAAATCTCCCCCGGGGACTGTAAGCATCTGTGGTGAAGCCCAGCCCAGAGAAGTGAAGTGAAGGCAGACATCATGGAAACAAGCCATGAGCAGGGCTCACCCAGCGAGAGGGGGAGATGAAATGCCCTGAGGGACAGACTGAGCCATATTAAAGCAGCCAGAATGTGGTGAAATAAgttaggctgtctacactggcagctttttgaagaagagttcttgtgcaaacatTCTTCCACAAGACAGTAGctacacggccatgtgcttttgcgcaagtgcatccatggcagtgtagacgctctcttgcgcaagaaagctctgatggccattttaaccataggggcttcttgtgcaagaaattcctgttgccggtctacactgccctttttggaagagctcttgcacaagagggcttattccacatggggagaggaataacttctggaagaagccctgttttacaatgctatactgtaaatttacttgtgcaagaatgctcatgcagtgtagacagtaggcaaatttttgcacaagaacaactgttattgctcaagaagctgccagtgtagatgtagcctgattgTACTGGTGATGGTTTGGCCCAAGTTAGCAGTGTTTTACTTCAGTAACATTATCTAAGAGCAGGGCCACCTGCTATAGAATAAATTCTCGGGACAGGTAGCCATGGTATGCTTTGGCCAGCCTCTTGGTTTCTGTGTGATCCCTCTGGCTGGGGAAGAACCAAAGCAGGCCAGTAACAGTCTCCATGCTGGTCTGCTTGCCATAAAGCTACTCCCCTGCCCAGGCTTAGTGTCCTGAGTCTCCATGGGCCCCCTTTCCCACACCTCGCCCCTCCATTCTCACCCCTCCTTGGGCCGTATTTCATGGGCTGATGCAAGACCTGGTCTTCCACACCTGCCCTTACAGTCCTTTTGCTTCCAGGGGTTTTCTTGTATCCTCTCTGGGTGGGGAGGCCATCTGTAAAGCCAGATAAAGACACTTTTTATTTCCCTCCTCTTGTATAGACTTTCCCTGGGGCAGGAAGCCCTTGTTCCATTCTCCCACACCACTCGAGGAAAGTGCAAAATTCAAGATAGATTCCGGCACCAGCTGCCAGGGTCAGTCAAATATCTACGAGTCAGAAGCAGTGTAGCCTGTCTCAAGGACCCACAATTCTCCCACACTCAGTGTTTCTTGCTAATGGGCTATTAGGTCTGTCAGGGTGGCTCACTACAAAAACTTCCAGGGGGAGCTGAGTTATAgactaactggaaaaacttaaaacaacgaatagtctagcagcaccttaaagactaacaacatgtcaagctttcatggacacagcccactcCTCCATTGGAAAGCTCAGGATGCCATCAACATATTagatctttaaggtgctgctagatgattcatttggttttttaaagttttcactacaaaaagtaatttACCCTCttttggtattttcacctccctACCAACTGTTGGGAATGGGCCACACCCTCCCTGAGGGAATGTAACTCCTTAGCACAGGTCGCGTGCCATCCCCATCTCGGCATGTTGCCTCTGACAAGTGGGCCAGACCAGCACAGCTTACACCTCAAGTACGTCTATAGGACGCCACAGGACTCACCTCAGCTGGCACCCGCAATTgccaaccctccccccagcctcagccagcacccccagcctcagccagcccccccatctgcaaccctcccccccagcctcagccagcacccccagccagcccccccgtctgcaaccctccccccagcctcagccagccccccctgtctgcaaccctcccccccagcctcagccagcacccccagcctcagccagcccccccgtctgcaaccctccccccccagcctcagccagccccccgtctgcaaccctcccccccagcctcagccagccccccccgtctgcaaccctcccccccagcctcagccagcacCCCCgtctgcaaccctcccccccagcctcagccagcacccccagcctcagccagcccccccgtctgcaacccttccccccagcctcagccagccccccccgtctgcaacccttccccccagcc
Coding sequences:
- the LOC102461791 gene encoding H/ACA ribonucleoprotein complex subunit 2-like protein isoform X10 — protein: MSREKVQELEAAPEPEATPERSYRELLDNVNPIAQPLASRKLTRKLYKCIRKAVKQKQIRRGVKEVQKFINKGEKGIIVLAGDTLPIEVYCHIPVMCEDRSLPYAYIPSKSDLGTAGGSKRPTCVIMIKPHEEYQEAYDECWEEVVSLPVPL